The DNA segment TTATCTCTCAAATGCTTCATGCCTGCAGTCAAATGCTCCAAAACGAGCAGGAACTCCTGCTCCTGCAGGCCGTACGTGTTCTCGGGGTCGTCGAGGATGTTGAACAGACTGCCGCCCGTGCACAGCTCCATCACGATGACCTTCCCGCGACCCTCCTGCTCCTCCTCGATGGCCAGCAGTTTAACGATGTTTTCATGTTTAACTTTCTTTAAAACTTCGAACTCTCGCATCTGAACGTCGTGCGGGCGCATGTGGCTGAGCTGGTTGAAGGTCTTGACGGCCACGGGCTCGCCGTTGTTCTTGTTGACGCCCTGGAACACGGCTCCCGTGGCGCCCTTCCCCAGCACGCTCGTTGTGCACCACACGTAGTTCTCTGACCCTCGTAGGAAGGACATCTTTGAAAGCGTTTCTGAACACAACGATTTTGAATAGATTACTAGGTATTTATTACTCAGTTATTAAATAACTGTAAAAACACATTGTTTGTAATGGAATAAACGATATAACTTATTTTACAGTCCTATTTGAGATTTCACATTCACTTTCGCGATGAAAACATTTCACGATGTTTTTGAAGTACACACACAAACGCAGACTGTCACTGTCAGTGACTGACTGAATGACAGGTGAAGTACTTGAAGTTTTTTTGAGTGACTGACAGGACAGCCGGCTGGGTGGCTTGAGGACAAGAAATGGGGTGAATAAAATTTTGAGCCTCTCCCTACTATTCAATAATCTGTGGCATGGCGAGCAAGTGTCATTTCATTGTCACTGTCAATTTTGGTGATGGTGTTTGTTTGGTTGGTGATTTCGTGATTTCATTTGCAATTTACGATTTCCGTCTTACTTATTTCCTGAATCGTTATaattataaagaaataaagataATAATGATTCGTAGCTCAAACACAGATATTACGTAGTTTAGTATAACATCGTATATTGTGAAGGAAACATATGGGGACACCTCCAAACTTGCCCTTATTTTTGATAGCAATTATTGTGAAATAGGTTTACTGTAAATATAAATCcatatacatattttgtttatcGTTACCGTGAGCTTTGTACATCATGTAAGTATGTTTTAATatacttgttattaattataacCCAATACCAAATATGTTTACACAAGGTTGACTTGAACTACAAACTGTTGTAGGTCTTCAAGGTACGAAGTGATGAGGCATCGCGATCGGTCTGAAAATAGATCAATAGATCGGCACCGTGACCATAGGACGAGGAGTAAAGATAGACGGTCAAAATCTCACTCTCCAGCCAGAACTAAACATAGATCTTCCAGTCGtgacaaaaagaaaaaagacaaaaagtccaagaagaaaagtaaaaagaagaagaaaagggAATCATCTTCTAGCAGTAGTTCGAGTAGTGACACAGATGAAGAGGAATTGAAACTCCTGCAAAGGCTGGAAGCCGAAAGGCAGCGTCTGAAGGAAGAGAAACAAAAACAGAAAGAGTTGATGAAAGCTAATGAGACTCCAGAAGAGAAGAGGTAAGATTGATCTTTGCCTATTAATGATCGTTGTTTTTTTATACTTACAATAATTCTTATGTAACATGATTTGTTTTTCatgataaacattttaaattctaCATATTATAACATAATTTTAGGGCTCGTCGCCTTAAGGAAAAGCAAGAAAAAGAGCGCAAGAGACGTGAGAGAATGGGTTGGGACAATGAATATCAATGTTATACCAACCAGGACAACCCATTTGGGGACTCGGCACTGACCAATACATTTGTCTGGACTAAGAAACTTGCCAAAGAAGGGGTCAAGACAGTCTCCAGGGACGAGCTGGAAGCTTTAAACAGGCAGAAACAGATGGAGAACAAGATTGAATTGGAAAAAGTAAGTAGCCATTCTGGTAATATTTGATCTTTCTTTTTAGCTAGCTTTTTCAAGAGGTTTCAAATATTGGGCATTTGCTGTTGTAATTTCAGGGTACTATTCTAAACTATCTATTTGTGCtgtttgtgtaaataaattaaagagaAACCAAAATAAAGATATTGCTTTTCATTCACATTTGAAGTGATTTTCAATTTATTGCTGTAGCCAAATGAATGTATAGTGACAAGCTAACTAAGGCAAATCTGCTGTGGCCAGGTAAAGCAACGTCGCCTAGAGCGCGAGGCAGAGCGCGCGGCGCGCGAggcggaggcggcggcggcggcgcgcgcgcgcgaGGCGGCGCAGTTCAGCAGCTGGGCGCGCCACGAGGACGCCTTCCACCTGCACCAGGCGCGCCTGCGCTCGCAGATCCGCATCCGCGACCAGAGAGGTGAGGCTGCTGGACCCTAGCACAGTGATGATAATGAATATatcttgcaaaaaaaatttggGGGTGAAAGAGGGGGACAATAGTAGAGAGTGGGGGGATAAAAGTtgtacgggcgggaggcagtggttgtaaagcaccgctcccgtgcccgggatatgcggtcaggaaggaaactaactccctagtgagcctagagtccctattccctaagacactaagtccctagagccctagccctgcctaacaatagatacttagacataataagggtttgataggaaggaagctgtgcccaggtcgcccagggcagcagcgttaggacggcaggtaggcggcggggacccgctgccagcccggcagactcaccggactgatcatagcgacggctaagggtgtcttggccgcagcggtgggaaatgagacacaacgacggacggttgatatctgattTATTGGTATTATGTTATGCTATTTATACATGGTTTATTGTTTGTACACATTTACATCTATAAGttagtgtgccgtcggtgtagagtgccgacgGCGCACGCTGagggttcatgggtcgcccggcggtcgatgctgacggtgcagcaggatgtacgatcgtgctcgtacaaaagttttttttaatttatttttttacaaaaagttcGGTTTTAAACCAGTAACCCTTTATCCTGTCTTCAGCCAAGCCAATCGACCTGCTGGCGTGGTACGTGAGCTCGGAGGAGTGCGTGGACGCACTGGAGATGCACGAGCCCTACACTTACCTCAACGGGCTACAGGCGCAGGACCTCGAAGATCTTCTCGAGGACATCAAGGTAACCATACAAAACTTATtactacttttatttttgacaacgtaaagccgggtctccagcgcgtgttttTTGCGCAATAATGTTTTTTATAGACAATTTTGTTAGTTGACATGTTTTTAATGATTGTGTACGGCAAAACACGCGCTGGCGACTACTTTAAAGGCTAAGAGTGCGTTCAAAGTCTAGGTTTGTTTGGCCGCGACTGATGTGGTCTCTTCTGCTGCAGGTGTACCAGGAGCTGGAGAGCGCGGACAACCAGGGCTACTGGGAGGACGTGCGCACCATCGTGCTGGACGAGCTGGCCAAGCTGCGGCGCCTGGCCGCGCCCGACGCGCGCCGCGACGGCGTGCACCAGGCAGTGGCCGATGACGTCACGCAGGTGAGCTCTCAGTCCAGACTAGCGTGGATGCGTGACGTAATAACATTTTAGAGTACCCGGAGGTCACATTCCTCTCATTTAAAGGCGAGTACGGAGCACTAGGGCAATCCTATCCCGCAGGGTAGATATGACGCTGATCCAAAATAATGAAAGTTTACGCATAGAGCTCATGCAGGTGCCTGCTTGCAAAAACTTGCTGTAGTGTATACTAATATTTCACGCACATGACATGGTATAAATTTTGGACTCAATTAGAACCCGAACTGTTCACTCATTCTAGCCTCTAGGGGCAGAAGTAGAAGGTAGGTTCtcgttaatatttaattaatatgtgtGTGCAGATCTTCAAGGGCAAGACGGGCGCGCAGCTGGAGGCGCTGCAGACGCAGATCGAGCAGAAGATCAGCGGCCGCCGCGACGGCGTCGACGTCGGCTACTGGGAGAGCCTGCTCAGCCAGCTCAAGGGTCAGTACTTACGCGAAATACAATTTGAACAAAATTCTTATTAACGAGGTGATAGGGActaccgtcagaaatggaagcacatcgccaggagagctaccctcggagataacatcaccccaccgtgtacctcgtcagcgcaaccacgaccactctgacaagagtgcccgactaagaagaagaagataggGACTAAAGTAGTTTTTTGCTTCGTTTTGTGTGCATCTATGGGTTATTTATTTGCGTAattttttttgaaataaaactaatgtaGACTATCGCATCTGAAAACAGTTTCCAATAAAAGAATTGAAAAAAATGCACATTAAGTACCACGTGAGATGCAAGCCAAGAACTGCTCCACTGTAGTCAAGTTTCCTTCCACCCTTCAGCCAGTTGTGTCATATAATGTTAACATTTCTCTGCAGCGCACATGTCTCGCGCGCGGCTGCGCGACCGGCACCAGAGCAACCTGCGCCGCAAGCTGCAGCTGCTCAAGCAGGAGCAGGGCGTGcagccgcccgccgccgccgacgccggGCCCGCctccgccgccgacgccgcccgCCAGCCGCAGCCGCAGTGAGTCCACAATCATACTGCATGTCCCGCGACCGGCACCAGCAACCTGCGCCGCAAGCTGCAGCTGCTCAAGCAGGAGCAGGGCGTGcagccgcccgccgccgccgacgccggGCCCGCCTCCGCAGCCGACGCCGCCCGCCAGCCGCAGCCGCAGTGAGTCCACAATCATACTGCATGTCCCGCGACCGGCACCAGCAACCTGCGCCGCAAGCTGCAGCTGCTCAAGCAGGAGCAGGGCGTGcagccgcccgccgccgccgacgccggGCCCGCCTCCGCAGCCGACGCCGCCCGCCAGCCGCAGCCGCAGTGAGTCCACAATCATACTGCATGTCCCGCGACCGGCACCAGAGCAACCTGCGCCGCAAGCTGCAGCTGCTCAAGCAGGAGCAGGGCGTGcagccgcccgccgccgccgacgccggGCCCGCCTCCGCAGCCGACGCCGCCCGCCAGCCGCAGCCGCAGTGAGTCCACAATCATACTGCATGTCCCGCGACCGGCACCAGAGCAACCTGCGCCGCAAGCTGCAGCTGCTCAAGCAGGAGCAGGGCGTGcagccgcccgccgccgccgacgccggGCCCGCCTCCGCAGCCGACGCCGCCCGCCAGCCGCAGCCGCAGTGAGTCCACAATCATACTGCATGTCCCGCGACCGGCACCAGCAACCTGCGCCGCAAGCTGCAGCTGCTCAAGCAGGAGCAGGGCGTGcagccgcccgccgccgccgacgccggGCCCGCctccgccgccgacgccgcccgCCAGCCGCAGCCGCAGTGAGTGTCCTTTGTACTTAGCACGTTAATGTGCCTTCCATCCCCGCAGCCCCGCCACAACCACTGGGAAATATGCGTCCAGAGGCGAAGTGGAGGTCTTCTTTCTCCACTTCATTTCAACTTAGCTAAGTCTTTTCATCTGAGCTtcagaatttttaaaaactgtaacacccagGGCCGGATCTACCATATGGCTTTTTGGgcttcagcccagggccccgtgGATTCAAGGGGCCCCTAGCTAGCTAAGTCaagtcaaagtaaaaaatagACGATAATGTGATAGTAGGGCCCCTAAGTAGTATTAGCCCAGGGCCCCCCAAACTCACGGTCCGGTCCTGGTAACACCGTTTAAAACGATACTGCAGTGCATCAGGGATGCTGGCAGAAGCTCGAGTAGATAGCTTTGCTGCCATTTTAAGAAAGCGCACTGCGTCCCTGATCCACCGTGTGCGTGGCAGCTCCAACAGCCTCCTGCAGAGTGTCGCGGCGAGGTTGGACGTGGACAGTGCCATCATGCAGCACTGGACACGCGTCCATCTTACTAAAGACACCAAATTGTCGTTCGTTAATTGTGTTAAGGTTACTGTGTGATTTACTAACCATAGTTTATAAGACCTTTGTTACTAACACTTTTATGGGCTATGCCtgaaataaataccttttattttatttatttatttaaaacaatttccagaacgtCCGACACCCCCGACGCGGAGCCGAAGGAGGAGGAGAAGGCCGAGCCGGCAGCATCGACCGCGCCCGACGACGACGGCTCCGACTCGGAGGACGACAGCGCGGCGTGCGTGGCGCTGTACCGCAGCGGCCGCTACTCGCCCGCGCTGCTGTCGCCGGCGGCGCTCGAGCCCGCGACGATTCTGACGGACGTGGCGGACGACGAGCAGCGCGTGAGCTTCCTGCGCCACGCGCTGCACGCGCACGCCGCCAGCGCGcaggctgcgcgcgcgccgcccccACTCGCCGCTATGGTGAGTGCACAGATAAAATtgttgagttttttttattttttatgttgtgTGCTTGGGACGGGGTGAAAGCGCGACATGATATTTTCATGCAGACTGACAGTGTTTAATGCAAGGTAATCTAATCTGGCACAAAGCGACAACGACTGTGTGTGAGTTGTGTGTGCAAGAGGCTAGTCGGTAACTCACTTGGATGGATCACGTCTGTTAGTCGGAAGAACTCGACTTTTGTCAACCGATTTACGTATGAGACACGTTTATTTTATAGGTACAATAATCCTATAATCATCACTGCGAGTGTAATACCGCACGGTAGGTATCactaaaaatttatttattgctgtGGTTTGTCATCGCCAGGGTTGGTAACTTCTTCAGCTGTGGGATTGTAATAGTGTAATACCGCACGGTAGGTATCACTAAAAAGTCACGGCCATTTGAACTTTACTGTTAaacaataaagttcaaaatggcAATTATGAGCTTGAACAGCATTGACAAGTGTTATGTTGCAGGCGAGCTCGCCAGCGGGCGAGGGCAGCAGcacggcggcgctggagcggctggcggcgcgggcgctggcggcgggcggcggcgcggcgccggaCCACGCGCCCTTCGCCGGCGAGCAAGCGCTGCCCGACGCGCCCTGCCTGTGGGCCGACAAGTACCGCCCACGCAAGCCGCGCTACTTCAACAGgtatagttcgtttcagccaaatgacgtctactgctggacaaaggcctcatccaaggttttccacaatgcacggtcctgcgctgcccgcatccaggctcttcccgcgacctttaccagatcgtcagtccacctagtaggaggcctgcccacgctacgtcttccagcccgtggtcgccactcgagaacttttctgccctaacggcaacggccatcgtctacgagctatgtgcccagcccacgccacttgattttagcaattctgcgatctatatcggtcactttggttctcctgtgaatctcctcatttctgattcgatcacgcagggaaactccaagcatagcccgctccatcgccctttgggtaaccttgagccttcttagtAACAACAGGTATAGTATTTGCATTCTATCGGGACTATCGTCTCCACCTctttcccactgc comes from the Ostrinia nubilalis chromosome 17, ilOstNubi1.1, whole genome shotgun sequence genome and includes:
- the LOC135080286 gene encoding LOW QUALITY PROTEIN: splicing factor Cactin (The sequence of the model RefSeq protein was modified relative to this genomic sequence to represent the inferred CDS: deleted 1 base in 1 codon), which codes for MSSRYEVMRHRDRSENRSIDRHRDHRTRSKDRRSKSHSPARTKHRSSSRDKKKKDKKSKKKSKKKKKRESSSSSSSSSDTDEEELKLLQRLEAERQRLKEEKQKQKELMKANETPEEKRARRLKEKQEKERKRRERMGWDNEYQCYTNQDNPFGDSALTNTFVWTKKLAKEGVKTVSRDELEALNRQKQMENKIELEKVKQRRLEREAERAAREAEAAAAARAREAAQFSSWARHEDAFHLHQARLRSQIRIRDQRAKPIDLLAWYVSSEECVDALEMHEPYTYLNGLQAQDLEDLLEDIKVYQELESADNQGYWEDVRTIVLDELAKLRRLAAPDARRDGVHQAVADDVTQIFKGKTGAQLEALQTQIEQKISGRRDGVDVGYWESLLSQLKAHMSRARLRDRHQSNLRRKLQLLKQEQGVQPPAAADAGPASAADAARQPQPHNLRRKLQLLKQEQGVQPPAAADAGPASAADAARQPQPHNLRRKLQLLKQEQGVQPPAAADAGPASAADAARQPQPHNLRRKLQLLKQEQGVQPPAAADAGPASAADAARQPQPHNLRRKLQLLKQEQGVQPPAAADAGPASAADAARQPQPQTSDTPDAEPKEEEKAEPAASTAPDDDGSDSEDDSAACVALYRSGRYSPALLSPAALEPATILTDVADDEQRVSFLRHALHAHAASAQAARAPPPLAAMASSPAGEGSSTAALERLAARALAAGGGAAPDHAPFAGEQALPDAPCLWADKYRPRKPRYFNRVHTGFEWNKYNQTHYDMDNPPPKIVQGYKFNIFYPDLIDKSATPEFSLKACPENPDFAVLRFHAGPPYEDIAFKIVNREWEYSYKRASAATSTTTSSSCGSTSSATATAGRLPINILFKCTGSFILSTLFFII